In Cyprinus carpio isolate SPL01 chromosome A14, ASM1834038v1, whole genome shotgun sequence, a single window of DNA contains:
- the LOC122147362 gene encoding G2/M phase-specific E3 ubiquitin-protein ligase-like has product MAGRMIGHSFVHGGPCLSGLSLPLVILLTGGSSDSAASALELQDCPDLDHRETISLLKKTELTEQESTRLTDLCLFWDLPVPSSSNRDWLFQQLLSHAVLGRIKSQVKDLRKGLKETGIWPLLSQRLDCHQVVFPRESEMDITAQTVLQKIAWPKPVDDDEDKDDCIAVEIMSIITSYMRRFIEEVQ; this is encoded by the exons ATGGCTGGCCGAATGATAGGTCATTCTTTTGTCCATGGAGGTCCTTGTCTTTCTGGACTGAGCTTACCATTGGTAATCCTCCTAACTGGAGGTAGTTCAGACAGTGCGGCTTCAGCTCTAGAGCTGCAGGATTGCCCTGATTTAGACCACCGGGAAACCATTAGTTTG CTCAAGAAAACAGAACTCACTGAACAAGAAAGTACAAGATTAACTGACCTTTGCCTGTTCTGGGATCTCCCTGTTCCGTCTTCTTCTAATCGAGACTGGCTGTTTCAACAGCTGTTGTCACACGCC GTACTTGGACGTATCAAAAGCCAGGTTAAAGATCTCAGGAAAGGTCTCAAAGAGACTGGAATCTGGCCACTACTATCCCAAAGACTTGACTGTCACCAAGTAGTTTTCCCAAGGGAGTCAGAAATGGACATTACAGCACAA ACAGTCCTTCAGAAAATTGCATGGCCCAAGCCTGTGGATGATGATGAGGACAAGGATGACTGCATTGCTGTTGAAATAATGAGCATCATCACAAGCTACATGCGACGATTTATTGAAGAAG